The Gemmatimonadaceae bacterium DNA segment GTAGTGGTACGTGATCGTGAAGCCGAACTGCAGGCGGTGCCAGAAGAGCGGATCACTCATCGATCGGTCCGGTTGCGTGATGGGGCCCGTCGTCGCCCTGCCTGAACATAGCGCGCCGTGCACGACCCGCGATGGGGGACGCCCCGCACCACGGGTGCGCGCGGTCGCGCCTGCTCACCCGCGGCGCCAGAATTAGGAACGATCTCACTTTGGAGAGTTGGTTGATTTCGCCCGTCCGCACGCCAGGCAACATTGACCGCAAGTGGCTCGTCGCCGCGTCGGTCAGCGTGGGCGCGATGATGGCGACGATCGATGCGTCCATCGTGAACGTGGCGCTTCCCCAGATTCGCGGCGAGATCGGCGCGTCCATTGACCAGATGACCTCGCTCGCGACCTCCTTCGCGATCGCCATGGTCGTCATCATGCCGCTCACCGCCTTCCTCGGCCGCATCCTCGGCCAGAAGCGCGTCTACCTGGCGTGCCTGGGGGTCTTCATCGCCGGATCGGCGCTGTGCGGCATCGCGCGCTCCCTGCCGCAACTCGTGATTGCGCGCTCCCTGCAGGGCCTTGGCGCGGGGGCGCTGATGCCCAGTCAGATGGCCATCCTCCGCCAGACCTTCCCGAAGCGGGAACAGGGGATGGCGATGGCCGTCGTCGGGATGGTCATCACCTTCGGCCCCGCGGTCGGACCCACGCTGGGCGGATGGATCGTGGACAACTGGTCCTGGCCCTGGATCTTCTACATCAACCTGCCCGTCGGGCTGGTGGGCATCGCGATGAGCAGTCGCTTCGTGCACGAGCCGGCCGACATTCGCGCGGCCAACGCGGCGCACGCCGAGCGCATCAAGCGCGATTTCGACTGGCTCGGCATCCTGCTGCTGAGCGCCGGGCTCGCCGCGCTGCAGTACGTGCTCGAACAGGGGAACCGCAACGACTGGTTCGAGTCGCCGCGCATCGCGGGCCTGACCGCGCTCGCCGTCATTTCGCTGGTCGGGTTCGTGGTGACGGAACTGCGCGCCCCGACGCCGGCCGTCAACCTGCGCCTGTTCAAGCATCCCGTCTTCACCTCGTCCACACTGCTCGCCGCGGTGATGTTCTCAAGCCTGATGGCGGGGATGTTCCTGCTCCCCCTGTTCATGCAGGAACTGCTCGGGTTCACCGCGCTCAAGTCGGGAATGGCGCTGTTGCCGCGCGCGCTCGTGATGATGGTGGTGACGCCGATCGTCGGGAAGCTCTACAATCACGTCTCGCCGCGGGTGCTCGTGGCGTTCGGCCTGATCTGCGTGTCGCTCGGCTGCTGGGAGATGGGATCGTTCACGCTGGAGACCAGCCAGAGCGGCATCATCGGCGTCCTGGTGCTGCAGGGGGTCGGCTTCTCCTGTCTCTTCGTCCCGCTCGCGACGGTCGCGCTCAGTCACGTGCCGCGCGTCCAGCTGTCGGATGCCACCGGGCTCAACTCAGTCGTGCGCCAGTTCGGCGGCTCCGCCGGGCTCGCCATCTACGGCACGCTGCTCACGCAACACGGCGTGCGGGCCCGGTCACACCTTGGCGAGTTCGTGACGGCGTACCGGCCGGACGTCGCCGAGCGATTGGCGGCAATGACGCACGCCTTCATCGCGCGCGGGATGGACGCCGTGACCGCGAAGACGGCGGCGGTCCAGGCGCTCGCGGGCGTCGTGGCCCGTCAAGGGGCGGTCATCGCCTTCGAGCACATCTTCGCGATGACGGGCATCGCCCTGGCCTGCACGCTCCCGCTGGTGCTGCTGCTGCGGCACAGTGACCACGACGATCATCCCGAGTCGGTGGTGGAATCGCAGCAGGCCGCGGTGGAGTGACAGGATGCGGGCCGTCGTGCTGGAGCGACGAACGGCACCTTCAGGTCGAAGGTGCCGTTCGCGTCACGTGCCTGTTGTGCGTCAAATCGGGACGGCGGGATTTGAACCCGCGACCCCCTGAACCCCATTCAGGTGCGCTACCGGACTGCGCTACGTCCCGTCCGCCGCTTGGTACGAACGGTTGCGGACAGACTTGAAAATATAGCCAGAGTGCCATGCCGTGTAAACCGACATCGGCCAGTCGCGTCGCTGGCCGGCACGGACAGGTCCGCGCATCGCGAGCCCCGTTCCCGACGCGACGAAGAGGTACTAGCTTGTCTGCTTCGCCGCCCCTCCCCTATTCCACCCGAGGAAGCGCCCGTGCACCTTTCGCATTCGACGCTCGCCGCGTTGGCTCTCTCCGCAGTCGTGGTGATGCCGGTGACAGCGACCGCACAAGTCACCACCTCCTCCGTCGCCGGCACGGTGACCGCCACGGGCGGCGCTCCAGTCGCCGGTGCGCGCATCACCGCCACCCACACGCGCTCGGGCACGGTCTACGTGGCGCAGTCGCGCGCCGACGGCCGCTACGTGATTCCGGCCGCGCGCGTCGGCGGACCCTACACGATCTCGGCCCGGCTCATCGGCTACTCGCCGAGCGCCAAAGAAGGGATCATGCTCGACCTGGGCGTCCAGGCGCGTGTGGACTTCAACCTCACCACCGCCGCGGTCACCCTCGGCGCGGTCTCGGTGACTGCCGAAGTGGGCACCTTCAGCGGCTCGCGCACCGGCGCCGCCACCAAGGTGGGGACCGAGGCGATCGCCGCCTTCCCCACCATCTCGCGCACCATTACCGACTTCACGCGCCTCACGCCGCAGGCTTCGGGCTCGTCATTCGCCGGCATGGACAACCGGTTCAACAACATCACGATTGACGGGTCGTACTTCAACAACTCCTTCGGCCTCGCCGGCCAGCCGGGCGGACGCACCAACGTTGCCCCGATTCCGGTGGAAGCGGTGGAGCAGATCCAGGTCAATATCGCCCCCTTCGACGTGCGCCAGGGCAACTTCGTCGGCGCCGGCGTCAACGCCGTGACCCGCAGCGGCACCAACGACTTCAAGGGCTCCGCCTACTACGTCACGCGCAATGAGGGGCTCGTCGGCACCAAGATCCAGGGCGCGAAGTTCAACCCCGGCACGTTCGACTATTCGCTGGCCGGCGCCTGGGTTTCCGGCCCGATCATCAGGAACAAGCTCTTCTTCTTTACCAGCTTCGAGGATGACAAGAGCACCGCGCCGGGCACCACCTTCCTGCCCAACAAGGGCGGCGAGACGGTCACCGGCAACACCACGCGCGTTCTTGAAAGCGACCTGCAGGCGTTGAGCTCGTTCCTCTCCACCAAGCTCAACTATGAAACGGGGGCGTACGCGGGCTACAACAACGAGACGCCGTCCCGCCGCTTCCTCGTCAAGCTCGACTACAACCTGAGCGACCGGCACAAGCTGAGCCTCCGGCACAACACGCTCACGTCGAAATCCGACCAGCTCATCTCGAACTCGAGCTCGCTCGGCTTCGGCAATCGCCGGACGAACTCCCAGGCGATGAGCTACCAGGCGTCGGGCTATCTGATTCTCGAGGACATCAACTCCACCGTCGGCGAGCTCACATCCCAGATCCGCGAGAATTTCTCCAACGACTTGCTGGTGGGCTATACCTCCAACGACGAAAGCCGCGGCTACAAGGGGGCCTTCTTCCCCACCGTGGACATCCTGCAGAACGGCTCCACCTACATCAGCTTCGGCATGGACCCGTTCACGCCGAGCAACCAGCTCCGGTATCGCACCTTCCAGATGCAGGACAACGTCTCGTACTTCGTGGGCAAGCATGACCTTACGCTTGGCGTGGCGTACGAGAAGTATCACTCCGACAACGTCTTCTACCAGGGCGCCAACAGCGTCTACATCTACAACTCGCTGGCCGACTTCTACACCGACGCCAACGACTACCTCGCCAACAAGAACCGCACCGTCTCGCCGGTCACGCTGAACCGCTTTCAGGTGCAGTACGTGAACATCCCGGGGCTCGTGGAACCGCTGCAGCCGCTCGACGTGAACTACTGGAGCGGCTACGTGCAGGACAGCTGGCGCCCGACGCGCAACCTCAACGTCACGCTCGGCCTGCGCTTCGATCGCCCGAGCTTCGGCGCCACGGCATACACCAACACCCAGGCCAACGGATACACGTTCCGTGACCGCGACGGCAATGCCGCGCGGTACCAGACGCAGCAGCTCCCCGAGGCCGCCTTCCTCTGGTCGCCGCGCGTCGGCTTCAACTGGGACGTGCGGGGCGACAAGGTCACGCAGGTGCGCGGCGGCACGGGCGTGTTCACCGGCAAGCCCGCCTACGTGTGGGTGTCGAACCAGATCGGCAACAACGGCATTCTCACGGGCGCCATCGACGTCGTGAACACGAAGGCCTACCCCTTCAATCCCGACGCGTCCACCTACAAGCCGAAGACCGTCTCGGGCACGCCGGCGTCGTCGTACACCCTCAACTTCTCCGAGCCGGACTTCCGCTTTCCGCAGGTCTGGCGCACCTCGGTGGGCGTCGACCGCAAGCTCCCGTGGGGCGTCGTCGGCACCCTGGAGGCGATGTACAGCCGCGACGTGAACGGCATGTATTACACCAACGCCAACTTGCCCGCCCCCGCCGGCACCTTCGCCGGGGCAGACCAGCGGCCGCGCTGGAACACCGCCAATTTCGGCAACCGCGTGCAGTCGAACGTGACCGGGGCGTACGTGCTCGGCAACCAGAACAACGGTTACGCCTGGAACTGGGCGGCATCCGCCGAGAAGTCGTTCGATTTCGGGCTGTTCGCCAAGGCGTCGTACAGCTACGGCGTCACGCGGAACACGCACGACCCGAGCTCGATCGCGGCCGGCAACTGGACGGCCAACGCCATTGCGGCCAACCCCAATCAGGCCGCCGCGTCGTACTCGCAGTACTCGCCGGGCCATCGCTACTTTCTGGCGCTGTCGTACAAGAAGCAGCTTCTCCCCATCGGCCCGACGTCCGCCTCGCTGTTCATGGAGGGCGTCACGCAGGGGAACGCGAGCTACACCTTCTCCGGCGACGCCAATGGCGACGGCGCGCAGGGGAACGACTTGATCTACATCCCGCGCAACGCCGGCGAGATGAACTTCGAGCAGTACACGTCCTCCGGCACCACCTTCACCGTGGCGCAGCAACAGGCGGCGTGGGAGGCGTACATCTCGCAGGACACGTACCTGCGCAAGCACCGCGGCGAGTACGCCGAGCGCGGCGCCGTCTTCCTCCCGATGCTCCTGCGCGCCGACTTCAGCGTGGCCCAGGAAGTCACGCGGCAGATCGTCGGCAAGGGGAACAGCATCGAGGTCCGACTCGACATCCTCAACGTCGGCCACCTGATCAACAACGGATGGGGCGTCTCCGAGCGGCTTGTCTCCAGCCAGCCGCTCATCGCCCGCGGCATGGACGCCAACGGCCAGCTGCTGTACCGGCTGCGGAACATCGGCACGTCGCTGATGACGTCGTCGCTGCAGTACAACGCCGGACTGAATGACACCTATCGCATGCAGCTCAGCGTGCGGTACAAGTTCTACTAGGCCACCTCGGGCCCGATCGCGAAACAGGCACCGCCCGCCGGCGGTGCCTGTTTCGTCCGGGTCGAGTCCGCGGGCGTGCGCCGCCTAGAACCGCGGATTCACCACGTTGTTGTAGATCGACCCAAACGTGTAGCTCACGCCCAGCCGCATGTTGTACTGGAATCCGCTCAGCAGCGCGCGCCGGCGCAGCAGCACGTCCACCGCGTCCTGCTCCCCCTTGGGCAGGTACACCTGGTCGCGGATCCACTCGTACCCGCCGTTCACGTTCACGCTGAACCCCTTGAACAGCCGCACGCTCATCCCGGCGCTCAGTTCGGTGGTCCGCTTGCTGGCGTCCGTCAGGAAGTTGCGGTGCTGCGCGCTGACGCTCGCGCTCCCCCACGGCTCCCGGGTCCGGTACTCGATCTCGAGCGACTGCCGCGGCAGCGTCTCGCGCACCCTGTCGAAGATCGTCGTGTCGGCGTACCAGTAACCCACCGCCCCGACACCATACCGTACCACCAGTTCGCGCCGCGTCGCCTCCTTGTACGGGAACAGGTTGTACTCGAACGCCGCGTTCCCCTCCACGCGCAGGTCCTGGTTGCGATACACCTGCGACGCCATCTCCAGGCTCGCGCCGAGCGACCAGTGGTCCGTGATGCTCTTCACCTGGGTCAGCCCCGAAAACCAGTCGCGCAACAGGTTCGTGTACGTCTCTTCCGACGACAATGCGCCGGTGCTGTCGAACTCCTGCACCGTGACGCGGTTGTTGCGATACGAATAGCCGTAGTTGAAACTGGTCTTCCACTCCTCCGTCACGCGTTGCGCGGACAGGTGCGAGTTCAGGTTCTGGCTCTTGTACGAACGCTCGCCGTCCGTCGACCCGCTGAGGCTGACCGAGAACACCCACGCTTTCCACGGATCGAGCGCCGGCAGCAGCTGCGCGGCATTCGCCGTCGGCCCCTCGGCGCGCGACACCCGCAGCGCCTGGCCACTCGGCGTGTGCGCGACGAACCGCACCAGCCCCAGCGCGAGCATCCGCGTCACCCCGCGCCGCACTTCGTCGCCGGTGGAGGTGGGGTTCGTGGTGAACGTCAGCGTATCGCCGCGCCCGGCGAAGGCGCGGGCGCCGAGGAATGCGGCGGTGAACTGCTCGCCTCCCGCCCCGGCCCGCGTGCTCGTGACCAGCACGTGCACGTCGGCAACCGTGCGATCACGCACCCAGTTCACATAGGTGATCTCCGTGCGGATCAGGCTGAAATCGCAGTGGGTGCGGCAGTCCAGGTAGACCGCCACCAATCCGTTCGGCGACGGCGGCTGCTGCGCGAGCAGCGGCCGCGCGGCAAATCCGACCAGGAGCAGGGCGCCCGCTGCGCATCGTCGCGCCGTCGCCGGTATCCAGAAGTTCATCGATCGTCAGTGCTGGTCCAGCCCACACCCGGCGCGAACGCTCGTCGCGCGCGGGAAATGCCGGAGTCGTGTACCTGATCTACGGGCTCGTGCCGCCAGATGCTGACCGGCCGGCGCGCGCCGGCCGGCCCCTCAGCGGTGCGAGAGGTGCGTGTCGTACGTCTCCGCCGCCGACGCCGGGCGGCCGACGGCGAAGCCCTGCGCCCGACGCACACCGGCGGCGGCCAGCTTGCCCAGGATCGCGGCATCATCGACGTCGCAGACCCCGATCTCCGCCCCCATCCGTGACGCGAAATCGTACACCTTCTTCATCGCGGCCTTGTCGTCGTGCAGCCACGCCACCGGGCAGGTCACCACGTTGCAGGCGGCCAGCGAACGCAGCGCGTCGAGTTCGGACGGCGAACGCACGCGCGCGATGAGGTAGTAGCCGTCCATCATTGCGCGCGCCACCGCGAACGCGCCGCGCGCCATGTCTCGCGCGAACATCTCGCCGTCCACCGCCAGCGCCACGGTGCCGTTGGCTCCGTGATCCTTCACCGTCCCCGCCATCCAGTCCCAGAAATCCGACTCCCGGATCATCGCGAGTCCGGCGGGCATCGTGATCACCCCGGACCATCCCATCTGCGTCCAGAGACCGCCGGCATTCAGCGCGGCGCTCACCAGCGCGCGCATCACCGCCGGGGCGCAGGGTAGGTCGAAGACGCCCGCCAGCTCCTCATCGCCCGACAGCACGCCGCGCTGCGGCGACTCCCAGCGCGGCACCACGTCGGCCGAGATGTTACGCATGTGCGTCACGTCGAGCACCGGGCTGTACCACGCCCTGAACTGCCCGAGTTCCACGGCCCGCTCCACCGCCGCCGAATCGAGCCCCGTCGAGCCCGCGGCGCCCGCGGCCTCCGCCGGATGGTCGTGGAGGAAGAGCATGCTCGCCAGCGCATCCTTGCGCAGCGGCTTCTCGATCGCACCGAGTACGCGCAACCCGCTCGCCACCGCCATCGCCTCCACGGCCTTGAGCACGCCCGGCGCGAGCCCCGACGCGATGATCACGGAATCGGCCAGCTTCTCCTGCGCGAGGTGACTGATGAACGTCATCCCGTCCATGCCGGGCATGTACAGGTCGCTCACCACGATGTCCGGGCGATGGGCGCGCGCCATCTCCAGCGCTTCCGTGCCATCGCGCGCCTCCGACACCGTGGCCGCCCCGAGTTCCGCGAGGACCCGCTTGTGCAGCGAGCGCGTGAAGTCGTGGTCGTCAACCAGGAGGATATGCAGTCCACTCATGCGAGGCACCGGTACGGGAATCCGGTTGAATCTCTCCCCCGGCGCGCCGCTTTGTCCAGTCGGACAACGTGTGCCGGACGGTGCGCGGCGATGCCCGCGCCAGAGGCAGCAAACACGGGCGACGTGTAGTTTCGGGCATGCGACTCGTCACCCTTCTCCTCCTCGCCGCGCGCGTGGCCACCGCCCAGGCCCCCGACGCGCTCTGGTACGTGCGCAACAGCGACGAGGGCATCGCTGCCTTCGCCGCCAATGCCCATCGCATCAGCGTCATCGCGCCGCAGGTGTACGGCATGGACAGCACCGGCGCCATCCGCGGCGGCACCGATCCGCGCATCGTCGCCATCGCGCGCGACCATGGCGTCAAGCTCGTGCCGCTCGTAATGAACCCGGGCTTCAGCGTCACCATCCTGCACCAGATCGTGACCGTCCCCGCCGTGCGCACCAATGCGGCGCGCAGCCTCGCCGCCCTCTGTCGCGCCGAGAAGCTGCACGGCATCCAGCTCGATTTCGAGAATCTGTACGTGCGCGACCGCGACGCCTTCACCGCCTTCGTCCGCGAGGCGGTGGACTCGGTGCACCGGGCGGGCTGCGAACTTTCGGCCGCGGTGGTCCCGCGCACCGACGACGACCGCGGCACGCGCCCCTATCACCAGTGGATGTACGACTACTGGCGCGGCGCGTACGACTACAAGGCGCTGGCCGACACGCTCGACTTCATCTCGTACATGACGTACGCGCAGCACACGGGGGGCTCGACCCCCGGTCCCGTCGCCGGCTACGAGTGGATGGTGGCCTCACTCGACTACGTCCTCGCCGCCGGCGTGCCGCCGTCAAAGATCTCGCTCGGCCTCGCCTCGTACTCCGACTACTGGACCTCGGCGTACGACTGGCGCACCGGATCGCGAACGCAGGCGCGCGACATCGCGTACCCCGAGCTGATGCGCATCATCCAGCAGGCCAGGGCGACGCCGCGGTGGGACAAGCGCCAGCGCGCCTGGGTGGCGATGTGGGAGGATCACGGCGTCTTCGAGCACGCCTGGATCGAGGATGCCCGCGC contains these protein-coding regions:
- a CDS encoding MDR family MFS transporter, whose protein sequence is MISPVRTPGNIDRKWLVAASVSVGAMMATIDASIVNVALPQIRGEIGASIDQMTSLATSFAIAMVVIMPLTAFLGRILGQKRVYLACLGVFIAGSALCGIARSLPQLVIARSLQGLGAGALMPSQMAILRQTFPKREQGMAMAVVGMVITFGPAVGPTLGGWIVDNWSWPWIFYINLPVGLVGIAMSSRFVHEPADIRAANAAHAERIKRDFDWLGILLLSAGLAALQYVLEQGNRNDWFESPRIAGLTALAVISLVGFVVTELRAPTPAVNLRLFKHPVFTSSTLLAAVMFSSLMAGMFLLPLFMQELLGFTALKSGMALLPRALVMMVVTPIVGKLYNHVSPRVLVAFGLICVSLGCWEMGSFTLETSQSGIIGVLVLQGVGFSCLFVPLATVALSHVPRVQLSDATGLNSVVRQFGGSAGLAIYGTLLTQHGVRARSHLGEFVTAYRPDVAERLAAMTHAFIARGMDAVTAKTAAVQALAGVVARQGAVIAFEHIFAMTGIALACTLPLVLLLRHSDHDDHPESVVESQQAAVE
- a CDS encoding carboxypeptidase regulatory-like domain-containing protein, encoding MHLSHSTLAALALSAVVVMPVTATAQVTTSSVAGTVTATGGAPVAGARITATHTRSGTVYVAQSRADGRYVIPAARVGGPYTISARLIGYSPSAKEGIMLDLGVQARVDFNLTTAAVTLGAVSVTAEVGTFSGSRTGAATKVGTEAIAAFPTISRTITDFTRLTPQASGSSFAGMDNRFNNITIDGSYFNNSFGLAGQPGGRTNVAPIPVEAVEQIQVNIAPFDVRQGNFVGAGVNAVTRSGTNDFKGSAYYVTRNEGLVGTKIQGAKFNPGTFDYSLAGAWVSGPIIRNKLFFFTSFEDDKSTAPGTTFLPNKGGETVTGNTTRVLESDLQALSSFLSTKLNYETGAYAGYNNETPSRRFLVKLDYNLSDRHKLSLRHNTLTSKSDQLISNSSSLGFGNRRTNSQAMSYQASGYLILEDINSTVGELTSQIRENFSNDLLVGYTSNDESRGYKGAFFPTVDILQNGSTYISFGMDPFTPSNQLRYRTFQMQDNVSYFVGKHDLTLGVAYEKYHSDNVFYQGANSVYIYNSLADFYTDANDYLANKNRTVSPVTLNRFQVQYVNIPGLVEPLQPLDVNYWSGYVQDSWRPTRNLNVTLGLRFDRPSFGATAYTNTQANGYTFRDRDGNAARYQTQQLPEAAFLWSPRVGFNWDVRGDKVTQVRGGTGVFTGKPAYVWVSNQIGNNGILTGAIDVVNTKAYPFNPDASTYKPKTVSGTPASSYTLNFSEPDFRFPQVWRTSVGVDRKLPWGVVGTLEAMYSRDVNGMYYTNANLPAPAGTFAGADQRPRWNTANFGNRVQSNVTGAYVLGNQNNGYAWNWAASAEKSFDFGLFAKASYSYGVTRNTHDPSSIAAGNWTANAIAANPNQAAASYSQYSPGHRYFLALSYKKQLLPIGPTSASLFMEGVTQGNASYTFSGDANGDGAQGNDLIYIPRNAGEMNFEQYTSSGTTFTVAQQQAAWEAYISQDTYLRKHRGEYAERGAVFLPMLLRADFSVAQEVTRQIVGKGNSIEVRLDILNVGHLINNGWGVSERLVSSQPLIARGMDANGQLLYRLRNIGTSLMTSSLQYNAGLNDTYRMQLSVRYKFY
- a CDS encoding response regulator produces the protein MSGLHILLVDDHDFTRSLHKRVLAELGAATVSEARDGTEALEMARAHRPDIVVSDLYMPGMDGMTFISHLAQEKLADSVIIASGLAPGVLKAVEAMAVASGLRVLGAIEKPLRKDALASMLFLHDHPAEAAGAAGSTGLDSAAVERAVELGQFRAWYSPVLDVTHMRNISADVVPRWESPQRGVLSGDEELAGVFDLPCAPAVMRALVSAALNAGGLWTQMGWSGVITMPAGLAMIRESDFWDWMAGTVKDHGANGTVALAVDGEMFARDMARGAFAVARAMMDGYYLIARVRSPSELDALRSLAACNVVTCPVAWLHDDKAAMKKVYDFASRMGAEIGVCDVDDAAILGKLAAAGVRRAQGFAVGRPASAAETYDTHLSHR
- a CDS encoding glycosyl hydrolase family 18 protein, with protein sequence MRLVTLLLLAARVATAQAPDALWYVRNSDEGIAAFAANAHRISVIAPQVYGMDSTGAIRGGTDPRIVAIARDHGVKLVPLVMNPGFSVTILHQIVTVPAVRTNAARSLAALCRAEKLHGIQLDFENLYVRDRDAFTAFVREAVDSVHRAGCELSAAVVPRTDDDRGTRPYHQWMYDYWRGAYDYKALADTLDFISYMTYAQHTGGSTPGPVAGYEWMVASLDYVLAAGVPPSKISLGLASYSDYWTSAYDWRTGSRTQARDIAYPELMRIIQQARATPRWDKRQRAWVAMWEDHGVFEHAWIEDARAFKDKLALVRKHHLRGYSVWLLGTEDPKVWGVVGNVAR